The DNA window AGATTGTAACACAGATCGAAGTTAAGCGGTGGATCATCCTTCACCTTAAGTGGTTGCCTTGTCATCCTGAGATGCCAGGCAAATGTTGAGTCACTGTAATTTGAAACCACAGTTTCCACACTATCCTTCACTCCACTGGGTTGTTCATTGCTATTCTGGAAGGCAAGGGCACCGACTGTAACATCAGACTTATTTTGTATTGTCAAACACGTTTTTAAACTTATTTCAATAGGTTCAAAAATTCTTTGAAAAGAACTTatggccctctctctctcagctgctCTAGTTTCAATGCTCATGTAACACAACCGGGTGATCAAAGCACCACTGGTTCTGCTTAAAGCTAAATCCAAATGTCCATCTTCTGGACATGGGGACTGAGCCCTCGTGGACTTCAGTCGTACGTAGTGTAACACGCTCACTCACTGCCATCACGAAAGGTCTGCGAGGGCAGAAACTGCAAGCTGCTGAAAGTTGGCCCTCAAGCCTGTGTCACTCGCTGCTGCAGAAACGTTTGAGCAGTCACATCAAGTTTACTCAATAAAGTTGAAGCAATTTTGTAGCCTATGTATTTGGCATCGTGCAGTCTATAGGGTTAGGCTGCAATAACAAAATGCATTTGGACTACTTCCATATTATTTTGGCCTATATGATtcaagcagcattttaatggcTTCAGTAACTGTTTTACACAGTTCAgaacttttgttttcttgttcagCTACAACGTTGCATCTGTTTTGCAACGAATTGTGAgcaattaaatcagtgaagtccaGTGAAGTCTGCACCCTAGACTCCCTaaaagtctgcagaaagtccgcTTGAGGTCCCTGTCTCTGTGGACTGGATGCATTGTTTATTTGGACAGTCCTTGGCACTCCCAGACTTCCTGGGAACTCGCTGGAAAGTTTGCGAGTCTGAAAATGCGGTAAATTCTGTGTGTTCGGATTCAGCCTAAATAAACCCTTTGCAACGTTTTCTCGGGGCTGAACGCAACACATTCCAGATttcaatgaaaacaaacatctcCCATCATATTCAGGATGCAGTCACACTCAAACACATTTGGCGtgaatcttttttctttgtttctagTCAACGAAAGCGGAATGCAGAGTGTCCAGCTCCAgcgacaaaacagaaaaaaggaggAGATCAAGGAGCACAGGCAAGAGCTGACACTTGAAACTCCCCGTCACATTAAATACTTAGGTGGTGTTCAGCCACATTGACTGTGTTACTGTTGTTCTTCTCATTTTCACCACTGTCtcttgttaaatgttgtttgcATGTAACGTCAAAGAGAATTGTTAACTGTTTTTACTCCTGTTTTTTCTCTTAATCTTTTTTCTGATCATCTTTTTCCCAGTCTCTTCCTCTAATTGTCACTCCCTAagttgtatttttatatttgtatagTGGAACCAAGGGGGAATATTTGTTACATAGGTCTAAAGTAATATCATCAGTGCATGAGGTCTTAACAAGATGTCATCTTCTCTGCACAAATACAAAAGAAGGTTTATCTAGATTTTTGTCTGTCTTCTGTTTATTCAGGACAAGAAAAAAGCAAGCGTAAACGCAGCCGCAGTAGATCTTCCTCATCGTCCTCTTCTAGttcatcctcctcatcttcatcctcatcGTCCTCTTCTTCATCGGGTTCATCACGCTCATCCAGCCGCAGTCGGAGTAGCTCTAGCAGTAGCGGTAAGTGTATCTTTAAAGTCTGCCTttaaattttgtgttttgtaaatCCACACACTATATCTAAGTGTATCATCATAACCGTGCCAATATCCATGAATTGATTAATTGAAATATACAttgatgtgttttgttgtgttcagaCTCCCGCAGTAAGTCCAGAAAGCAGtcgaagaaaaggaaaaaggagaaacaacacaaaaaagtaATCTTGTGCATTGTATCTCACGTGTTTATAATTTGAGGtgactgaaatgttttattactgaaCACTGCTGAAAACTGCGTCCAACTTGTTTTGTGTTGTGGAGCAGAAAGGGAAGAAAGAGAAGCGACACAAACgcaaaaaagagaagaaatcaaaaggagaagaaaacacaGGACCTGTACAGATCTCCAAGGTAACTGCAGATTAAAGTCCCATcagataaaaaataatcatctcACCTGTGTGACCAAAAATACATCTTTCACATTATTCTAGTCCCTCTTACCCTTTCCAGTTAAGTgtcaccattttgtttttgacttCCATTCAATTAATTTCACTCAGCTCTTAAAACAAGTCCCTTTAAACTTaactttgcttttctttcaGTACTTGAAGGACAAGAAAAAGGGCAAGTACAGCATGATTTCAGGGAAGAAGATAAAGATGAAAGTAAAGAAGTCGAAGAAAGACAAACAGGTAATCTCACATCCCTGCCATCAAGTAAGCAACCAAGTGTATCTGTATAGTTTGTGGATGGTTtatatttcccttttttttgtctgtcacaGCGGGATAAAAATCGAGCAGAGCTTCTCGAGTTCTTGAACTCTACCCTGTGATGCCACTGTTGACGGCAGTGGTGGAGCCCGGGCTTGGACAGCAGAACTCAGGAAACAACAACTCCGGCCTACCGGGTGAACAACAGTGAAGAGTTTTCTGAGAAAGAGACGATGATTACGACTTGAATCGACACACAGGGGCAGCACCAAGCCCGACAGAGTGAAGGAGCTGTAGCTCTTGTAGGGAAGTGAGATGCGTTCAGACCACTACCTTAATTGTCATCATGCTACTGTTTAGGTGGCCAATTCTTCAGCTTGGTCTTATAGATTTTGTAATATGAGAAGTGTTTATGTTGAGCAACGTAATCGACCATTTTTAATCAACTACGGTTACATCTACACTAAAGGCCAGAACACACTAGGGCCgctactacttttactgaaagatctgtacttctTCCTCCtttgcattagcttaaaatcaagTGTGGAGAGCTCGTAATTAAACTTCATTTCTCACCCGTAGAGCCAATCGCTagtatctttttggccattgtctttataatgacgggaTTGTGGGTTGTTAAGCTTGGGAGATGTCGCGACATCAGCAACGAGGCTCTCCTCGTCCAGTCtttgtcacaaaaaaaacacagcaacagctgcagTACTCTTTATACATCcttggtgaggagaggagtcgagcagCTATCGGAGCAGGGAAAAAgagctgttgtgggagctggtatgtacacGCAGAGAGCATTTAATTCTGGGGGCAGCGAGGCTtgaaataggacagtggtgtgAAGTGCCACTCTAGCACGTCACGTGTCATGTCTAGCCACCGCCGGTGTAGAGTTGGACATAGAAAATACTGGGGCATATTTTGTGACGTGCAGCGTCTGccactggtgtgttttggccttaatacgtttttattttaaaaacgcATAACTACTGCTTACCTCATTTTAGTATAAAAACTCTGGGTTTACGTTTCAGTCTGGACTGGTGGAAACAGATTTTTGGAATCGATGACGCAGACGCCCATATTCACTTCCCAAATGGGTCTTATCAGTTACGATGTGTCAAGCCAGAACATTACAACTAGGTCCACATACCTTTTGTGATTATGTCACTCCTCTCCCGTCGCCATGGCTTCCTCTGGCAGTGGATAATGATCCCAGTGCTGCTCTAATATCAGTGATATGTCGCCCAATCTGTCTTCCGCCATCTTCAACGCCTTGTGCTCATGTCCTACTTTCAGTAACAGCTCCATCTCGTCATTGATCCAAGCAAAGAAACCTCTAGTCCTAAACCAGACAGtctgcttcctgtttccacCAGTATGCACATGGCCAGTGTACACCAATGGTCATGTTGTTTTAAAACAgcgttttaaaacaaaaaccataTCAGTGTGGATGTAACCTACGTCAGATGAGGCCAGTAACCACCAGCTTCTCAGCTTTGCTTGTGATTTGAACGTATGCTCACCCCTTTCAAAAAGTGTTCTACCAATTGAGCATCTTACTCTTTCAACATTGTTGGACTCACAATGGACCAGATATATTGTCTTtttccttgtcaaaacctgaAGCCTACAATACCCACACTGCAACTCCAACTGCCTATAGTTTGACTGGAAATTCTGGTAGCTAGCCGAAGCAGAAATGAGCAGCTACATAGGTCTGATAAATTCTTTTTAACTCAATGCCctcggattttttttttttattttcaaacatcAGCTTTCAGCCCCAAGCGACATCATTTGATGCAATTATTCTCACGCAGTTCCCTCTGCAGCCACAGAAGTCTCTACGAACTTTTACTCTCATATATGCAGTAGTGCTCCCCAAcacctgtaaacagactttgatgtgtaatatgagtttctttttttgtttacctGCTGGTTCTGTCAGTCATTCATGTCAACTGTACTACATGTAGGACTGCCCATACTTTTTTTGTAGATAAGTAACTGT is part of the Epinephelus fuscoguttatus linkage group LG11, E.fuscoguttatus.final_Chr_v1 genome and encodes:
- the si:ch211-22i13.2 gene encoding pinin, whose product is MSTKAECRVSSSSDKTEKRRRSRSTGQEKSKRKRSRSRSSSSSSSSSSSSSSSSSSSSSSGSSRSSSRSRSSSSSSDSRSKSRKQSKKRKKEKQHKKKGKKEKRHKRKKEKKSKGEENTGPVQISKYLKDKKKGKYSMISGKKIKMKVKKSKKDKQRDKNRAELLEFLNSTL